Proteins from one Caulobacter sp. X genomic window:
- a CDS encoding TonB-dependent receptor, which yields MLIRNQAALLRRVSALALMSLAVAAPAVAADLRGRVVDAAGAPLPGASVAVGGRAVSAGPDGRFVVTGLPAGAAEVRITYVGYGASTTSVSLSDSQATDVTVTLTPPEQVSEIVVTGQRAAERRALQVKKVANNFVEALYANDVGKLPDQNVAEAVHRLPGITVANDQGEGRYVIIRGVDPRYANVTVNGQTAAAPEPDNRQVKLDDIPSSLIGQVSVIKSLTPDLDAAAIAGQVDIVTLSAFDRHGTFGSARAAYGQFDQNDKHPYEGDLTLGGTFGADKQFGAVLSANYSKRPVESQNVAGASWTTAGGNPIPADYDLRDYNLTRERTGFVGNFDYRPNDDVQLYLRTQYSKFTDHETRDRFRLPISGTITPASATTGAFAKATGTRYVRRRDEDDNTKTVSAGGKFNVGTGKLSVDAAWSRAEKTDPLRSEFQFATGKTMTGSYDVSDVLFQITPGASAFDPAQYTFKSVNYDRREAVETLKQARADYQLPLDAMGEGSSLKFGVKLTDRDKTNDRTYTTYDPGSLAFTLAALNPASLASTYDGRYAFGPKVDYTAAQAYVTANPTTLKLNAAKSLSTDLLSDYAVSEKIWAGYAMATLKLGRVTLVPGLRVETTDGDYSAKTFNNTTSTRGPDATGSNKYTNWFPGLNAKMDVNERLVLRAAATTAIGRPDYNQLAPAITVDATANTVTTGNPDLKPLTSTNLDAGFEYYLPTQGVLSASLFFKDIQDPIFSRALLNQAGTFGGVALSGATVTTPLNARKATVSGLELNAQSQLSFLPGVLDGFGAGVNLTLIDSSIKGVPGRLESLQLVQQSKTVGTAQLFYEKHGLTARVAYSYRSKFLYTIGADAGSDIYWDKHGQVDARIAYAIGNKARSATIFLEGSNLNNEPWRTFVGQKNRLGENERYGRTFRTGVQLSF from the coding sequence ATGCTCATTCGCAACCAAGCGGCGCTGCTGCGCCGCGTCAGCGCGTTGGCGCTGATGTCTCTGGCCGTGGCCGCGCCCGCGGTCGCCGCCGACCTCCGCGGTCGCGTGGTGGACGCCGCCGGCGCCCCGCTGCCGGGCGCCTCCGTCGCCGTGGGCGGCCGCGCGGTCTCGGCCGGCCCCGATGGCCGCTTCGTCGTCACGGGCCTGCCCGCCGGCGCCGCCGAGGTGCGGATCACCTATGTCGGCTACGGCGCCTCGACCACGTCGGTCAGCCTGTCCGACAGCCAGGCGACGGACGTGACCGTCACCCTGACCCCGCCGGAGCAGGTCTCCGAGATCGTGGTCACCGGCCAGCGCGCCGCCGAGCGCCGCGCCCTGCAGGTCAAGAAGGTCGCCAACAACTTCGTCGAGGCGCTGTACGCCAACGACGTGGGCAAGCTGCCAGACCAGAACGTCGCCGAGGCCGTCCATCGCCTGCCGGGGATCACGGTCGCCAATGACCAGGGCGAGGGCCGCTACGTCATCATCCGCGGTGTCGATCCGCGCTACGCCAATGTCACGGTCAACGGCCAGACGGCGGCCGCGCCCGAGCCCGACAACCGCCAGGTCAAGCTGGACGACATCCCCTCGTCGCTGATCGGCCAGGTGTCGGTGATCAAGAGCCTGACGCCCGACCTCGACGCCGCCGCCATCGCCGGCCAGGTCGACATCGTGACGCTGAGCGCCTTCGACCGTCACGGGACCTTCGGCAGCGCCCGGGCCGCCTACGGCCAGTTCGACCAGAACGACAAGCACCCCTACGAGGGCGACCTGACCCTGGGCGGGACCTTCGGCGCCGACAAGCAGTTCGGCGCGGTGCTGTCGGCCAACTATTCCAAGCGTCCGGTCGAGTCGCAGAACGTCGCCGGCGCGTCGTGGACCACGGCCGGCGGCAACCCGATCCCGGCCGATTACGACCTGCGCGACTACAACCTGACGCGCGAGCGCACCGGCTTCGTCGGCAATTTCGACTATCGTCCCAACGACGACGTCCAGCTGTACCTGCGGACCCAATACTCGAAGTTCACCGACCACGAGACGCGCGACCGCTTCCGCCTGCCGATCTCCGGGACCATCACCCCGGCCAGCGCGACCACGGGCGCCTTCGCCAAGGCCACGGGCACGCGCTACGTCCGTCGCCGCGACGAGGACGACAACACCAAGACCGTCTCGGCCGGCGGCAAGTTCAATGTCGGGACCGGCAAGCTGTCGGTCGACGCCGCCTGGAGCCGCGCGGAGAAGACCGACCCGCTGCGCAGCGAGTTCCAGTTCGCCACCGGCAAGACCATGACCGGGTCCTACGACGTCTCGGACGTGCTGTTCCAGATCACGCCGGGCGCCAGCGCCTTCGATCCCGCCCAGTACACGTTCAAGAGCGTCAACTACGATCGCCGCGAGGCGGTCGAGACCCTGAAGCAGGCGCGCGCCGACTACCAGCTGCCGCTGGACGCGATGGGCGAGGGCTCGTCGCTGAAGTTCGGCGTCAAGCTGACCGACCGCGACAAGACCAACGACCGGACGTACACGACCTATGACCCGGGCAGCCTGGCCTTCACCCTGGCCGCGTTGAACCCGGCCAGCCTGGCTTCGACCTATGACGGCCGCTACGCCTTCGGGCCCAAGGTCGACTATACGGCCGCCCAGGCCTATGTGACCGCCAACCCGACGACGCTGAAGCTGAACGCGGCCAAGTCGCTCAGCACCGACCTGCTCAGCGACTATGCGGTCTCGGAGAAGATCTGGGCCGGCTACGCCATGGCCACGCTGAAGCTGGGCCGGGTCACCCTGGTCCCCGGCCTGCGCGTCGAGACCACCGACGGCGACTACAGCGCCAAGACCTTCAACAACACGACTTCGACCCGTGGTCCCGACGCCACGGGCTCGAACAAGTACACCAACTGGTTCCCCGGCCTGAACGCCAAGATGGACGTCAACGAGCGCCTGGTGTTGCGCGCGGCGGCGACCACGGCGATCGGCCGTCCGGACTACAACCAGCTGGCGCCGGCGATCACGGTCGACGCCACGGCCAACACGGTGACCACCGGCAATCCGGACCTGAAGCCGCTGACCTCGACCAACCTGGACGCGGGCTTTGAATACTATCTGCCCACCCAGGGGGTGCTGTCGGCCTCGCTGTTCTTCAAGGACATCCAGGACCCGATCTTCAGCCGCGCCCTGCTGAACCAGGCCGGAACCTTCGGCGGCGTGGCGCTGAGCGGCGCGACGGTCACCACCCCGCTGAACGCTCGCAAGGCGACGGTGTCGGGCCTTGAGCTGAACGCCCAGTCGCAGCTCAGCTTCCTGCCGGGCGTTCTGGACGGCTTCGGCGCGGGCGTGAACCTGACGTTGATCGACTCGTCGATCAAGGGCGTCCCGGGGCGCCTCGAGAGCCTGCAACTGGTCCAGCAGTCCAAGACCGTCGGCACGGCGCAGCTGTTCTACGAGAAGCATGGCCTGACCGCTCGCGTGGCCTACTCGTACCGCAGCAAGTTCCTCTACACGATCGGCGCGGACGCCGGCTCCGACATCTATTGGGACAAGCACGGCCAGGTCGACGCCCGCATCGCCTATGCGATCGGCAACAAGGCCCGCAGCGCGACGATCTTCCTGGAAGGCTCCAACCTGAACAACGAGCCGTGGCGCACCTTCGTCGGCCAGAAGAACCGCCTGGGCGAGAACGAACGCTACGGCCGCACCTTCCGGACGGGCGTGCAACTGAGCTTCTAG
- a CDS encoding alpha/beta fold hydrolase yields the protein MTVSPLPQLILLPGLLNDAELWRDQINGLADVARIWVPDLTPYATIREMAEHVLAGAEPTFAVAGFSMGGYVAQEIARLAPERIERLALLDTSIHVDTPQRAAQRQALNKAAAKGGTFLGIGQAILKSYVDASRLDDAELTTRIVDMTQRLGREVFLRQNSLAREDGEAALRALKVPLVIIVGENDQITPAEGHRAMAAAIGCTHLVVIPRTGHMAPMEAPGAVNGALRHWLQRPAGKR from the coding sequence ATGACCGTCTCCCCCCTCCCCCAGCTGATCCTCCTCCCCGGGCTGCTGAACGACGCTGAGCTGTGGCGCGACCAGATCAACGGCCTGGCCGACGTGGCGCGGATCTGGGTTCCGGACCTGACGCCCTACGCCACGATCCGCGAAATGGCCGAGCATGTGCTGGCGGGTGCGGAACCGACCTTCGCCGTTGCCGGCTTCTCGATGGGCGGCTACGTGGCCCAGGAGATCGCCCGGCTCGCGCCGGAGCGGATCGAGCGCCTGGCCCTGCTGGACACCTCGATCCATGTCGACACGCCCCAGCGCGCCGCCCAGCGCCAGGCGCTGAACAAGGCCGCCGCCAAGGGCGGGACCTTCCTGGGAATCGGCCAGGCGATCCTGAAGAGCTATGTCGACGCCTCGCGCCTGGACGACGCCGAGCTCACCACCCGCATCGTCGACATGACCCAGCGCCTGGGCCGCGAGGTCTTCCTGCGCCAGAACAGCCTGGCGCGCGAGGATGGCGAGGCGGCGCTGAGGGCGCTGAAGGTCCCGCTGGTGATCATCGTCGGCGAGAACGACCAGATCACCCCGGCCGAAGGCCACCGCGCCATGGCCGCCGCCATCGGCTGCACCCACCTGGTGGTGATCCCCCGAACCGGCCACATGGCCCCGATGGAGGCGCCCGGCGCGGTCAACGGGGCGCTGCGCCACTGGCTGCAGCGCCCCGCTGGGAAACGCTAG
- the rpoH gene encoding RNA polymerase sigma factor RpoH, with translation MSTMAVNSLSVMSPDGGLSRYLTEIRKFPMLSKDEEFMLAQRWKEHQDPQAAHKMVTSHLRLVAKIAMGYRGYGLPIGEVISEGNVGLMQAVKKFEPDKGFRLATYAMWWIRASIQEYILRSWSLVKMGTTAAQKKLFFNLRKAKSQIAAFQEGDLRPEQVSEIATKLGVLDSEVISMNRRLSGPDASLNAPLRSDSESEWQDWLADEEQVSQETRVAEDEEKALRMSLLEEAMVELTDRERHILTERRLKDEPTTLEELAAQYGVSRERVRQIEVRAFEKLQKTMREAAIAKNMVEA, from the coding sequence ATAAGTACGATGGCCGTGAATTCTCTATCGGTGATGTCGCCGGACGGTGGTCTGTCCCGCTACCTGACCGAGATCCGCAAGTTCCCGATGCTGAGCAAGGACGAAGAGTTCATGCTCGCCCAGCGCTGGAAAGAGCATCAGGACCCGCAAGCCGCCCACAAGATGGTGACATCCCACCTGCGCCTCGTGGCCAAGATCGCCATGGGCTATCGCGGCTACGGCCTGCCGATCGGCGAAGTCATCTCGGAGGGCAATGTCGGCCTGATGCAGGCCGTCAAGAAGTTCGAGCCCGACAAGGGGTTCCGCCTGGCCACCTACGCCATGTGGTGGATCCGCGCCTCGATCCAGGAATACATCCTGCGCTCGTGGTCGCTGGTGAAGATGGGCACGACCGCCGCGCAGAAGAAGCTGTTCTTCAACCTGCGCAAGGCCAAGAGCCAGATCGCCGCCTTCCAGGAAGGCGACCTGCGTCCCGAGCAGGTCAGCGAGATCGCCACCAAGCTGGGCGTGCTGGACAGCGAGGTCATCTCGATGAACCGCCGCCTGTCGGGCCCCGACGCCTCGCTGAACGCGCCGCTGCGTTCGGACAGCGAGAGCGAGTGGCAGGACTGGCTGGCCGACGAGGAGCAGGTCTCCCAGGAGACCCGCGTCGCCGAGGACGAGGAGAAGGCCCTGCGGATGTCGCTTCTGGAAGAGGCGATGGTCGAACTGACCGACCGCGAGCGCCACATCCTGACCGAGCGCCGCCTGAAGGACGAGCCGACCACTCTCGAGGAACTGGCCGCCCAATACGGCGTCAGCCGCGAACGGGTCCGCCAGATCGAGGTCCGCGCGTTCGAGAAGCTGCAGAAGACCATGCGCGAGGCGGCGATCGCCAAGAACATGGTCGAGGCGTAA
- a CDS encoding phage holin family protein, whose protein sequence is MIRFVLRVLIAACGLWLAARIVPGVTADGWKTLIIAGFLLGVVNAVVRPVVTVLTLPLTLVTLGLFLLLVNAAMIGIVDWLLDGLRVPGWWAGVQVAVVTGVVSWIGQAFLGGLETERE, encoded by the coding sequence ATGATCCGTTTCGTTCTCCGCGTCCTGATCGCCGCCTGCGGTCTGTGGCTGGCCGCGCGCATCGTGCCGGGCGTCACCGCCGACGGCTGGAAGACCCTGATCATCGCCGGCTTTTTGCTGGGCGTCGTCAACGCCGTGGTGCGGCCGGTGGTCACGGTCCTGACCTTGCCCCTGACCCTCGTCACCCTGGGGCTGTTCCTGCTGCTGGTGAACGCGGCGATGATCGGGATCGTCGACTGGCTGCTGGACGGCCTGCGCGTCCCCGGCTGGTGGGCGGGCGTCCAGGTCGCGGTGGTCACCGGCGTCGTCAGCTGGATCGGCCAGGCGTTCCTGGGCGGGCTGGAGACCGAGCGGGAATAG
- a CDS encoding VOC family protein produces MKITGVNHLALVCRDMAETVKFYTEILQMPLVKTVALPDGGQHFFFDCGGGACLAFFWWPDTPPAAPGVASVRQFPADSKTAVGSMNHVAFTVDEADLEACLERLRVAGVPAFPMVVNHDDSETGVARKPHPGVFVRSVYFTDPNGIMMELAAFTRDFGPEDVRHAPARATVDA; encoded by the coding sequence ATGAAGATCACCGGCGTCAATCACCTGGCCCTGGTCTGTCGCGACATGGCCGAGACGGTGAAGTTCTACACCGAAATCCTGCAGATGCCGCTGGTGAAGACCGTGGCCCTGCCGGACGGCGGCCAGCACTTCTTCTTCGACTGCGGCGGCGGCGCGTGCCTGGCCTTCTTCTGGTGGCCCGACACGCCGCCGGCCGCGCCAGGCGTCGCCTCGGTGCGCCAGTTCCCGGCCGACTCAAAGACCGCCGTCGGCTCGATGAACCACGTGGCCTTCACCGTCGACGAGGCCGATCTCGAGGCCTGCCTGGAGCGCCTGCGGGTGGCCGGCGTCCCGGCCTTCCCGATGGTGGTCAATCACGACGACAGCGAGACGGGCGTGGCCCGCAAGCCGCATCCGGGCGTCTTCGTCCGCTCGGTCTACTTCACCGATCCCAACGGGATCATGATGGAGCTGGCGGCCTTCACCCGCGATTTCGGCCCCGAGGACGTCCGCCACGCGCCCGCCCGCGCGACGGTGGACGCCTGA
- a CDS encoding carboxymuconolactone decarboxylase family protein — MPRLRQVPRAEVADKGTLKLYDLLFGDRDPVSEPGTATGTRGDWWTVFANSPDVLRHAAQGFALYRDPSRKIDPVLRELAQTRAGWARGSQFVFSQHCKSLRGLRVPEEKIAAVPHWAVSDVFDAHERAVLAYADGLVLDGGRVADGVFAALKGFLSDEQILELTYITCLYEMHAVMSRALRTEFDDRDEPVVEVAAPEAFAARDFMDTGR; from the coding sequence ATGCCGCGCCTACGCCAAGTTCCGCGCGCCGAGGTCGCGGACAAGGGGACGCTGAAGCTGTACGACCTGTTGTTCGGCGATCGCGACCCGGTCAGCGAGCCGGGCACCGCCACCGGCACGCGGGGCGACTGGTGGACCGTTTTCGCCAATAGCCCCGACGTGCTGCGCCACGCCGCCCAGGGCTTCGCCCTCTACCGCGACCCGTCCCGCAAGATCGACCCGGTGCTGCGCGAGCTGGCCCAGACCCGCGCCGGCTGGGCGCGGGGCAGCCAGTTCGTCTTCTCGCAGCATTGCAAGTCGCTGCGCGGCCTGCGCGTCCCGGAAGAGAAGATCGCCGCCGTGCCGCACTGGGCGGTCAGCGACGTATTCGACGCGCATGAGCGGGCGGTGCTGGCCTATGCCGACGGCCTCGTCCTGGACGGCGGGCGCGTCGCCGACGGCGTGTTCGCGGCGCTGAAGGGCTTTCTCTCGGACGAACAGATCCTGGAGCTGACCTACATCACCTGCCTCTACGAGATGCACGCCGTGATGAGCCGGGCCCTGCGGACCGAGTTCGACGACCGTGACGAGCCGGTGGTCGAGGTCGCCGCGCCGGAGGCCTTCGCCGCGCGAGACTTCATGGACACGGGTCGGTAG